Proteins encoded within one genomic window of Granulicella pectinivorans:
- a CDS encoding BREX protein BrxB domain-containing protein: protein MSRIQKLAKIYGQHIATSWQRTIADSQRVVIIVYDKELERDILAHKDEFEIATRQANHNWIEVNIAPAFAEWLSTTEYRDAYFESPDDLQLKLESEFTTFVAAKICAALNSHEADENSVISVYGVGALFAFTRISQVLKLVESSILGRLVIFFPGQYEQNNYRLLDARDGWNYLAVPITLESVGLA from the coding sequence ATGAGCCGCATTCAGAAGCTTGCAAAGATATATGGTCAGCATATTGCGACAAGCTGGCAAAGAACCATTGCTGACTCACAACGTGTCGTCATCATTGTGTACGACAAGGAACTTGAGCGTGACATTCTCGCTCACAAGGACGAATTTGAAATTGCGACTAGGCAGGCCAACCACAATTGGATCGAAGTCAACATCGCGCCAGCGTTTGCTGAATGGCTGTCCACCACCGAGTATCGAGATGCATACTTCGAATCTCCTGACGATTTGCAATTGAAGCTGGAATCGGAGTTCACAACATTTGTCGCAGCCAAAATCTGTGCTGCTCTGAACTCTCACGAAGCTGACGAAAACTCTGTGATTTCTGTCTATGGCGTCGGTGCTCTCTTCGCCTTCACTCGAATATCGCAGGTCTTAAAACTGGTTGAATCATCTATCCTCGGTCGCCTTGTCATCTTCTTTCCAGGGCAATACGAGCAAAACAATTATCGGCTGCTAGATGCGCGTGATGGATGGAACTACCTCGCTGTGCCAATCACCCTTGAAAGTGTAGGGCTCGCCTAA